A region of the Betaproteobacteria bacterium genome:
ACCCTGCAGCAGGAACACATCGTAGGAATCGATATGGGGACCTACACCAGCACCCGGCACGGCATAGCTCACCATCAGATCATCGATCCGCGCATGCGGGATGAAGTCAAAGTGGGCAAGCAGGTCGTGCGCTTCAAAAGAAAAATGCTGCGTATCCTGAACCAGAACGGTCCATTTATCCTGTTTCACTGCGGCGAAATCGCGGCGCGAAAGTGGATTTTGTTGCAGCGTCCAACCTGCGCGGGTGTGTGCGATCAGTCGGCTCTCCGCATCTTCCCGTTGCGCAAGCTCGAGCACCTCGCGCTTTGTCAGCGGCTCGGCAAGATCGGGGAAAGCGTTTCGAACCAGCAGCGGTTTCTTCTGCCAATAATCGCGCAGGAATTGTTTCGCGGAAAGTCCACCCAGATGCGCGAGAGGCCGGTTCGGGCCATCTTTTTCGTGAGCTGTTTTCTTCATTCGATGATGCCTTGCAAAGTAAAAAAGAAAATGAGATAGAATCAATTTACCTTCAACAACCCAATGCTGATGGATAGAGACGATAATGTTACAGGTTGGTTCGAGAGCGCCCGCATTTGAACTTCCTGACGCAAGCATGGAAATGATCCAGCTTTCCAGCTTTCGCGGCAAGAAAAACGTCGTCCTGTATTTCTATCCGCGCGACGGCACGCCTGGCTGCACCCTGGAGGCGATCAATTTCTCCGATCATGACGAGGAGTTCGCGGATTGCGATACCGTCGTGTTTGGAGTCTCCAGTGATGATTGTCTGGTGCATGAAGAATTTCGCGACAAGCACGGATTGTCACTGCAATTGCTGTCTGATGCCGACTGCGAGGTGATGAAAAAATATGATGTCGTGGGCGAGGTAGCTGTCAACGGTTCCACGCGTCCAAGTGTGCACCGCTCGACGTTCGTCATCGACAAGAAAGGTGTGGTCAGGCACATATTGCGCGATCTCAGTCCACGTGAACACGCGTCGGCCGTACTGAAACTTGTGAGGCAAATCCACGGGCATTGAGCATTGCAGCAAGCTGTCCGCTAATTTACGCGCTCTGCCACCGCATCGCGGTACAATCGCAGCGTTTTGAATTCCCGCATCTCACCCAACTTGCGCTGCAAGCCATACTTGCTGCCACGACATCCATGCAAATCACCAAAGACACCGTTGTCACACTTTCCTATGATCTGATTGACAGCGACGGCAACTCCCTCGGAGATGCCGGTACTGACTTGTCGTACCTGCATGGCGGCTACAGCGGTATCTTTCCACTGGTCGAGGAGGGCTTGTCGGGTAAGGCTGCAGGTGAGGAATTCTCGGTGTCTCTACAGCCCGAGGACGCATTTGGCGATTTTGACGAAAACCTGATTCGCGTTGAACCGAAAAGTGTATTTCCGGCCAATGTGGAAGTCGGCATGCAGTTTGAAGGATTGCCGCAAGGTGAAGAGGATGATCGCTGGGTGGTATACACGGTCACCGATATCGCCGATGACACGGTGGTGATCGATGGCAATCACCCGCTGGCGGGAGAGCGACTGTTTTTCAAATGCACCGTCAAGGATGTGCGTGTTGCTACGGCTGATG
Encoded here:
- a CDS encoding peroxiredoxin; its protein translation is MLQVGSRAPAFELPDASMEMIQLSSFRGKKNVVLYFYPRDGTPGCTLEAINFSDHDEEFADCDTVVFGVSSDDCLVHEEFRDKHGLSLQLLSDADCEVMKKYDVVGEVAVNGSTRPSVHRSTFVIDKKGVVRHILRDLSPREHASAVLKLVRQIHGH
- a CDS encoding peptidylprolyl isomerase — encoded protein: MQITKDTVVTLSYDLIDSDGNSLGDAGTDLSYLHGGYSGIFPLVEEGLSGKAAGEEFSVSLQPEDAFGDFDENLIRVEPKSVFPANVEVGMQFEGLPQGEEDDRWVVYTVTDIADDTVVIDGNHPLAGERLFFKCTVKDVRVATADEITHGHAHGDHGHHH